The window GCACATTCTGTTTGGCGGAAAATTTCCGTCTTTTCTGGGTTTCGATCGCGGGCCGATCACGCTGATTGGCGGTCGCGCAACGCCGCATCAGGGGCAGATCTATCGCAGCGCTGGCCGACTCACCACCTTTGCGCCGTCCTTCCGGACGATTATCGAAATGCAAAGCGATGTCTGCCATACCAATCTGATTGGCGGCGCCACCGATCGGCGCTTCTCGAAGTGGTATTGCTCCGACCTCCAGAACTGGCTGCAGGGGCGCTACAAGGAGCTGATGCCTGGCAAGGCCTCCGGGGACTTCCCCTGAGCGGCAGCTCCGGGGCGGCCGTCGGCTGACTGAGTTTTCTTGGTACAGATGTATCGTTTTACGCAGCCGCCGGCCCCAATTTCTTCTGCGCTCCACGCCAATCCCGACTCATCAAGCAGTGCGTCTATATCTTGCAGCCGGTCGCCGATCCAGGCCGTCAATCGCGCCAGAAAGTAGCCAAACCAGTTGCGATCATCTGGATAGTCGATAGCCACCATCAGCAACTTGCCGCCCGGTTGCAGCACGCGCACCATCTCTGCCAGCGCCTTTTTTCCGTCTGGGTAACCGGTCAGCGCCATAGTGCTGATCACCGTATCAAAACTCTCATCTGCATAAGCCAGGCATTCCACATTGCCGCGCCGCAGATCAGCGGCGATTCGCAGGCGCTTCATTCGCCTCACGGCGATGGCCAGCATGCGTTCATTGTAGTCGATGCCGTGCACTTCGTAGCGCCCATCGCGCGCATAGCAGCCCATCAAATAGCCAGGCCCAAAAGAAATCTCAAGAATGCGTCGGCCTGCAATGAATGGAATTACGGAACGTATCCAGCGCCGCCACATCGGAAAGAGCCAGGAGATTCCGTTGTAAAAGGGCGCGAGCC of the Leptospirales bacterium genome contains:
- a CDS encoding class I SAM-dependent methyltransferase, whose amino-acid sequence is MGLFSAPASWLRYSAPATDDRRYTERMNCIYNWLAPFYNGISWLFPMWRRWIRSVIPFIAGRRILEISFGPGYLMGCYARDGRYEVHGIDYNERMLAIAVRRMKRLRIAADLRRGNVECLAYADESFDTVISTMALTGYPDGKKALAEMVRVLQPGGKLLMVAIDYPDDRNWFGYFLARLTAWIGDRLQDIDALLDESGLAWSAEEIGAGGCVKRYICTKKTQSADGRPGAAAQGKSPEALPGISSL